A DNA window from Bacteroides cellulosilyticus contains the following coding sequences:
- a CDS encoding SusC/RagA family TonB-linked outer membrane protein, whose translation MKSRLLLLSALLLMVPIGVFAQNITVKGTVKDSQGETVIGATVVEKGNTSNGVTTNLDGQFTISVGKGKKLVISYIGMETQEVDAITGKDLSITLKDDSQSLDEVVVIGYGGSKARRDLTGSVGSISGAKLAAVPVASAGEALQGKIAGVQVTTVDGAPGADINIRIRGGGTSLSGDNSNPLFVVDGFIADNINDIPPTDIQSIDVLKDASLTAIYGAKGGNGVVLVTTKSASAGKIQVEFNTYAQFKQLAGKVDLLNTYEFVRYQQDYTIGSNSKVHQFREDFGNPNDMDLYQNAVTHDWQDEVMGGSALSQMYNVTVKGGSEKLRFSTSLTHHDESGIVASSGVRRTNMNTKINVQISPKLSILINPRFSYRRDLGAGADGIGTGGLIGVLRYRPTNGLREFIYRDDETLNYNDEKFWMLSSPLDDIDQNYRLRHRYSFINQASVIWNAFKGFTFRSDIAQSWEFGEDNRFYGYLTSTGINNNDKPVASISNSRNDKYIWTNTANYDLSLDDVHNFSFLLGHEVQHQQTTNKFESARYFPQSIIPREALANMGLGTAYQVTSSVSTANRMLSFFGQASYNYKHKYLLSATFRADGSTKFAPGNQWGYFPSIAGAWVISEEAFMENVDWINNLKLRVALGMAGNNSIDSDLWRYQYSIASNGGPSWGESTENGETYYASNSTFPNTEIKWETTITRNLAVDLGLFNGRLTITPEVYWNTTRDLLYRTLIPTTTGYTRQMQNVGQVTNKGFELTINGDIIQKRDFILSANLTMGFNKSRVDKINGDDKELWTTSSRWSSSDNDFCLKEGGEVGLIYGYVYDGIYGFDGFERSGFNYVPKEGTVNCDAIYGTYPGRPKFKDITGDGIVNEEDRTVIGNTNPRLQGGFGLSGQWKNFDFTANFTYMLGFDVLNSTAYDLSSANGSSQTNPKNVLAKFGYDSRWVYHGDIYNTNADGSTSLYNKGEPLISNSQHIEYLDVYERINSGKTLWNPNDVTARYTHSYFVEDGSFLRLQDITIGYTLPKKLTRKWGVERLRVYATGSNLFCLTGYSGYDPEVDIQSGLTPSVDYNRYPRSHGYLFGLNLTF comes from the coding sequence ATGAAAAGTAGATTACTCCTATTATCGGCGCTGCTATTAATGGTGCCTATCGGAGTGTTCGCTCAGAACATTACAGTAAAAGGTACTGTGAAAGACTCGCAGGGAGAGACCGTTATCGGTGCCACTGTAGTGGAAAAAGGTAATACTTCCAATGGTGTTACCACCAATTTAGATGGTCAGTTTACGATATCTGTTGGTAAGGGTAAGAAATTGGTGATTTCTTATATCGGTATGGAAACCCAAGAAGTGGATGCTATTACCGGAAAGGATTTATCAATTACGCTAAAGGATGATTCGCAGTCACTTGATGAAGTTGTGGTCATCGGTTACGGTGGTAGTAAGGCACGCAGGGACTTGACGGGGTCTGTTGGTTCAATCTCAGGTGCTAAATTGGCTGCTGTTCCTGTGGCGTCAGCCGGAGAGGCGCTGCAAGGTAAGATTGCCGGTGTGCAGGTTACTACGGTCGACGGTGCTCCCGGTGCAGATATCAATATCCGTATTCGTGGTGGCGGTACCTCTTTGAGCGGTGATAACAGTAATCCACTGTTTGTTGTCGATGGTTTTATCGCGGATAACATTAATGATATACCTCCGACGGATATTCAGTCTATCGATGTATTGAAAGACGCTTCTCTTACAGCTATCTATGGGGCAAAGGGAGGTAATGGTGTTGTGTTGGTAACGACCAAATCGGCAAGTGCAGGTAAAATCCAGGTAGAATTTAACACCTATGCACAGTTCAAACAATTAGCAGGGAAAGTTGATTTGTTGAATACTTACGAATTTGTCCGTTATCAGCAGGATTATACGATAGGCAGTAACTCTAAAGTACATCAGTTCCGCGAGGATTTCGGTAATCCGAACGATATGGATCTCTATCAGAATGCAGTGACCCACGATTGGCAAGATGAGGTTATGGGTGGATCTGCACTTTCGCAGATGTATAACGTGACAGTGAAAGGAGGTAGCGAAAAGTTGCGTTTCAGCACTTCACTGACCCATCACGATGAAAGTGGTATCGTGGCAAGTTCCGGTGTTCGTCGTACGAATATGAATACCAAAATCAATGTGCAGATTAGTCCGAAGTTATCAATACTCATTAATCCGCGCTTCTCTTACCGCCGTGATTTGGGTGCTGGAGCAGATGGTATCGGTACGGGCGGTTTGATTGGCGTTCTTCGCTATCGTCCTACCAATGGCCTACGTGAGTTTATATATCGGGATGACGAAACCCTTAATTATAATGACGAAAAATTTTGGATGCTGTCCAGCCCTTTGGATGATATTGATCAGAATTACCGGTTAAGACACCGTTATAGCTTTATCAATCAGGCATCTGTTATTTGGAATGCTTTTAAAGGATTTACTTTCCGCTCGGATATTGCCCAATCATGGGAATTTGGAGAAGATAATCGTTTCTACGGCTATCTAACAAGTACTGGTATCAATAATAACGATAAGCCTGTAGCTTCCATCAGCAACTCTCGTAACGATAAGTATATTTGGACCAATACGGCAAATTATGATTTGAGCTTGGATGATGTGCATAACTTCTCTTTCCTGTTAGGACACGAGGTACAACATCAACAAACAACGAACAAATTCGAATCTGCCCGTTATTTTCCGCAATCCATCATCCCGCGGGAAGCTTTAGCCAATATGGGGTTGGGTACAGCATATCAGGTTACTTCCAGTGTTTCTACAGCGAACCGTATGCTCTCTTTCTTTGGACAGGCAAGTTACAACTATAAGCATAAGTATCTGTTGTCCGCTACGTTCCGTGCCGATGGTTCTACGAAGTTTGCTCCCGGTAATCAGTGGGGGTATTTCCCTTCCATCGCCGGTGCTTGGGTTATCTCAGAAGAAGCGTTTATGGAAAATGTGGATTGGATCAATAATCTGAAACTGCGTGTAGCGTTGGGTATGGCAGGTAATAACAGCATTGATTCCGACCTTTGGAGATATCAATATTCCATAGCATCCAACGGAGGTCCGAGCTGGGGTGAAAGTACGGAGAATGGTGAAACTTATTATGCGTCGAATAGTACTTTCCCGAATACGGAAATTAAATGGGAAACAACTATAACCCGTAACTTGGCTGTCGATTTAGGGTTATTTAATGGTCGCCTCACCATTACGCCGGAGGTTTATTGGAATACGACTCGTGATTTGCTTTATCGGACTTTGATTCCCACCACTACCGGTTACACCCGGCAGATGCAAAATGTGGGGCAGGTCACGAATAAAGGATTTGAATTGACTATCAACGGAGACATCATCCAGAAAAGAGATTTCATTCTGAGTGCGAATTTAACTATGGGCTTCAATAAGAGTCGTGTAGATAAAATCAATGGAGATGATAAAGAACTGTGGACTACTTCCAGTCGTTGGAGTTCAAGTGACAATGACTTTTGCTTGAAAGAAGGTGGTGAAGTCGGTTTGATTTACGGATACGTATATGACGGTATTTATGGGTTTGACGGATTTGAACGCTCTGGTTTCAACTATGTACCTAAAGAGGGAACGGTGAATTGTGATGCCATTTACGGGACTTATCCTGGACGTCCGAAATTCAAAGATATTACTGGTGACGGTATCGTGAATGAAGAAGACCGTACTGTAATTGGTAATACGAACCCGCGCTTGCAGGGAGGTTTCGGATTGAGTGGTCAGTGGAAGAACTTCGATTTTACAGCCAATTTTACCTATATGCTTGGTTTCGATGTGCTCAACTCTACGGCATACGATTTGTCTTCAGCTAATGGTTCCAGTCAGACCAATCCGAAGAATGTGCTCGCCAAATTCGGTTATGATAGTCGTTGGGTATATCATGGAGATATTTACAATACCAATGCTGACGGCTCTACCTCTCTTTATAATAAGGGAGAACCTCTTATCAGTAATAGCCAGCATATTGAATATCTGGATGTATACGAGCGGATTAATTCTGGTAAGACTCTTTGGAATCCGAATGACGTAACAGCAAGATATACACATTCTTACTTTGTTGAGGATGGTTCTTTTCTTCGTTTGCAGGACATTACTATCGGTTACACCCTACCAAAAAAACTGACCCGGAAATGGGGTGTTGAACGTCTGCGTGTATATGCCACTGGATCCAATCTTTTCTGTTTAACCGGTTATAGCGGTTACGACCCGGAAGTAGATATCCAGAGCGGTTTGACACCAAGTGTCGACTACAACCGGTATCCGCGCAGCCACGGTTATCTGTTTGGTCTAAACTTGACTTTTTAA
- a CDS encoding RagB/SusD family nutrient uptake outer membrane protein, whose translation MKKNILYILFALGGLTSCSDFLEVQSPSSFTDDYVFSSTEEANRLLNGVYTALCSNSIYGNAYLNTFCLNSDVEFTTSTAEMQSTSHNEYKLFDCEADASNLLSTWNAAYSAVEKANNFVSAAEQSDLYAAGNAELLQMVGEAKCIRAMCYLDLVIMFGDIPFSMTRAYDSESLVMPISNRDEILATLIADLKETALQMNFSSELSEGVERCSKEYCWALIARIALYRGGYSLRPGDSRTDVGTMQRPTDYTEYYKIARDYCDSVITSGTHALIKDYYNVFIDECNYKVASGDDPIFEIPFTRDVNGAIGNIHGPRGTDSSAGGTEAPNLWGTTGANVRVNAFYRFSFDKEDVRRNTIGYWGYDYAGTPTLLNDYNNYCNKWSKFWDENHMQGYMSGSNTGINFPYMRYADVLLMFAEAENELNNGPTEAAKSALKAVRERAFRGAGNQAEMVDAYVDAAGSKEDFFQLIFDERAWEFAGEGLRWKDLVRWNLYNQVIYKTFWKYYGYGSQDYSYDFDNKYDTYPTNIYYKIVDNPGDGSYPNKTLPVLEFFKYDDGTLTIDNQWESFGLNVDKMPTGTEWTTNTWFQWLDDNTGIAKAQCRCSLRGYIYIDQEGTLMPSGMPEYQEGVNLNNLPPVRYILPIPSDAISRSNGVYQNYYGY comes from the coding sequence ATGAAGAAAAATATTTTATACATACTATTCGCTCTGGGAGGGCTGACCTCTTGTTCTGACTTTTTGGAAGTGCAGTCTCCTTCGAGCTTTACCGACGATTATGTGTTTAGCAGCACGGAAGAAGCTAATCGTTTGCTCAACGGTGTCTATACGGCTCTCTGTTCCAACAGCATCTACGGGAACGCTTATCTCAATACGTTTTGCCTGAACAGCGATGTGGAGTTTACTACCAGTACGGCCGAAATGCAAAGTACCAGCCATAATGAATATAAGCTGTTTGACTGCGAAGCGGATGCTAGCAATTTGCTGAGTACTTGGAACGCTGCTTATTCTGCTGTCGAAAAAGCTAATAATTTCGTGAGCGCTGCCGAGCAAAGTGACTTGTATGCCGCAGGAAATGCCGAACTTCTTCAGATGGTTGGTGAGGCGAAGTGCATTCGCGCCATGTGCTACCTTGATTTGGTGATCATGTTCGGTGATATTCCTTTCTCGATGACCCGTGCTTATGATTCTGAAAGTCTGGTGATGCCTATAAGTAACCGGGATGAGATTTTGGCAACGCTTATCGCTGATTTGAAAGAAACAGCATTGCAGATGAACTTTTCCAGCGAGCTTTCCGAAGGGGTAGAACGCTGTTCCAAAGAATATTGTTGGGCGTTGATTGCCCGTATAGCTCTCTATCGAGGTGGATATTCATTGCGTCCCGGCGATTCCAGAACAGATGTCGGTACTATGCAACGTCCTACGGATTATACAGAGTATTATAAAATAGCGCGCGACTATTGCGACTCGGTCATCACATCGGGCACTCATGCGTTGATCAAAGATTACTATAATGTATTTATTGATGAATGTAACTATAAAGTGGCGAGCGGTGATGATCCTATCTTTGAAATTCCTTTTACACGGGATGTTAATGGCGCCATCGGGAATATTCATGGTCCCAGGGGTACAGACTCTAGTGCCGGAGGAACGGAAGCTCCTAATTTATGGGGTACGACCGGTGCCAACGTGCGTGTGAATGCTTTCTATCGTTTTTCTTTTGACAAAGAAGATGTTCGCCGGAATACGATTGGGTATTGGGGATATGACTATGCCGGAACACCGACATTGCTGAACGACTACAACAACTATTGCAACAAATGGTCGAAGTTTTGGGATGAAAACCATATGCAAGGTTATATGAGTGGAAGTAATACCGGCATCAACTTTCCGTATATGCGCTATGCTGATGTCCTGCTAATGTTTGCCGAAGCGGAAAACGAACTGAACAACGGTCCTACAGAAGCTGCGAAATCTGCCTTGAAAGCTGTTCGCGAACGTGCATTCCGCGGTGCCGGCAACCAGGCTGAGATGGTAGATGCATATGTGGATGCTGCCGGTTCGAAGGAAGATTTCTTCCAATTGATTTTCGATGAGCGTGCATGGGAATTTGCAGGAGAAGGATTGCGCTGGAAAGATTTGGTTCGTTGGAATCTCTACAATCAAGTGATATATAAGACTTTCTGGAAGTATTACGGCTATGGAAGTCAGGATTATTCGTATGACTTTGATAATAAGTACGATACGTATCCTACCAATATTTATTATAAAATAGTTGATAACCCGGGGGATGGTAGTTATCCGAATAAGACGCTTCCGGTACTTGAGTTCTTTAAATATGATGACGGAACATTAACCATCGACAATCAATGGGAAAGTTTCGGACTGAATGTAGACAAGATGCCTACAGGTACCGAATGGACTACCAATACTTGGTTCCAATGGTTGGATGACAATACTGGTATTGCTAAAGCACAGTGTCGTTGTTCTTTACGCGGATATATCTACATCGATCAGGAAGGAACGTTGATGCCGTCTGGTATGCCGGAGTATCAAGAAGGTGTAAACCTGAATAATCTTCCTCCGGTTCGCTACATCCTGCCTATTCCGAGTGACGCAATCTCTCGTAGCAATGGGGTATATCAGAATTATTATGGTTATTAA
- a CDS encoding IS110 family transposase, producing the protein MTYVGIDVSKATFVVAYSSAKGSRTNSFKNTAKGIHEFIQTISVAEHHCVLEATGNYSALLVYLLSEAGIAVSLENPLKIKNFARVMLSVTKTDEIDARLIAMYGEKMQPTSYKLRNDTILILKQKRTVIRQLKKQLVATGNLKGSMEVLPFFDPKCKKTIEKTIIFLEKQIKGLEEELASLAQSEYKKQMDLLTSIKGIGVTLAAALIMATGGFTYFDNAKQLTRYLGLSPTYQQSGTSVNVKGHINRNGNSSLRSQLYVAAFASLRCNTECKACFDRLRSNGKPGKVALIAVANKLIRQAFAVVTQEKLYVDGFKSEKP; encoded by the coding sequence ATGACTTACGTTGGAATTGATGTCAGCAAAGCGACTTTCGTAGTTGCTTATTCTTCTGCTAAAGGTAGTAGGACAAACTCTTTCAAGAATACTGCCAAAGGCATTCATGAGTTTATTCAAACCATTTCCGTAGCGGAACACCACTGTGTGTTGGAAGCAACCGGTAATTATAGTGCCCTACTAGTTTATCTACTTTCAGAAGCGGGTATTGCTGTTAGTCTTGAGAATCCTCTAAAGATTAAAAACTTTGCCCGTGTTATGCTTTCTGTCACAAAGACAGATGAAATAGACGCTCGTTTGATCGCCATGTACGGTGAGAAGATGCAGCCAACATCTTACAAGTTGCGTAATGACACCATCCTTATCTTGAAGCAAAAACGGACGGTCATACGCCAACTCAAGAAACAGCTCGTAGCAACTGGGAACTTGAAAGGCTCCATGGAAGTACTCCCATTCTTTGACCCTAAATGCAAGAAAACAATTGAAAAGACAATTATCTTTCTTGAAAAACAAATCAAAGGGTTGGAAGAGGAGTTGGCTTCTCTGGCGCAAAGCGAATACAAGAAACAGATGGATTTGCTTACTTCAATCAAAGGTATTGGTGTTACGCTGGCAGCTGCGTTAATCATGGCTACGGGAGGCTTCACCTACTTTGATAATGCCAAGCAACTCACCCGATACTTGGGATTGTCACCTACTTACCAACAATCCGGTACGTCAGTCAATGTCAAAGGTCACATCAATCGTAACGGTAATTCTTCCTTGCGGAGCCAACTTTATGTGGCTGCTTTTGCATCTTTACGATGTAATACTGAATGCAAGGCATGTTTTGACCGATTACGATCTAATGGCAAGCCGGGAAAGGTAGCACTCATTGCAGTCGCTAACAAACTTATAAGGCAAGCCTTTGCTGTTGTCACTCAAGAAAAACTCTATGTAGATGGCTTCAAGTCCGAGAAGCCATAA